A stretch of the Thermus thermophilus genome encodes the following:
- a CDS encoding radical SAM protein codes for MELLRPEATVLSLGRWVLSFDREGRPYHYFREGKTYKRALDGSLHLRYREGERRRRKLPPEEALGVYREVLDLAEAHLRDEGRREEVLRWTPEALLDPTPYRRAYAWPISILPPDAYLAVVLQATTGCTWNRCAFCSFYQDRPFQKRTPEAFREHIGAVLALLGRGRLLRRGVFLADGNALALSEPLLPLLELVRDHFPGEPVMGFLDLFTGLKKAPSWWERLGALGLKRVYIGLETGHAPLLALLRKPGHPKEVLPLVRALKAAGLSLGVILMVGAGGRAFAEAHFRESLALLAELPLGREDVVYLSPFREDPGTPYAALGLEPLEDLEGELQRWAQAVRRLGFRASRYEIREFLY; via the coding sequence ATGGAGCTCCTCCGGCCCGAGGCCACGGTCCTCTCCCTGGGGAGGTGGGTCCTCTCCTTTGACCGGGAGGGAAGGCCCTACCACTACTTCCGCGAGGGGAAGACCTACAAGCGCGCCTTGGACGGAAGCCTCCACCTCCGCTACCGGGAAGGGGAGAGGAGGCGGAGGAAGCTTCCCCCGGAGGAGGCCCTTGGGGTCTACCGGGAGGTCCTGGACCTGGCCGAGGCCCACCTGCGGGACGAAGGGCGGCGGGAGGAGGTGCTCCGCTGGACCCCGGAAGCCCTCCTGGACCCCACGCCCTACCGCAGGGCCTACGCCTGGCCCATAAGCATCCTTCCCCCCGACGCCTACCTCGCCGTGGTCCTCCAGGCCACCACGGGGTGCACCTGGAACCGCTGCGCCTTCTGTAGCTTTTACCAGGACCGCCCCTTCCAAAAGCGGACCCCCGAGGCCTTCCGGGAGCACATCGGGGCCGTATTGGCCCTGCTTGGGCGGGGCAGGCTTCTTCGGCGCGGGGTCTTCCTGGCAGACGGGAACGCCCTCGCCCTTTCCGAGCCCCTCCTTCCCCTCCTGGAGCTTGTGCGGGACCACTTTCCCGGGGAGCCCGTGATGGGGTTTTTGGACCTCTTCACCGGCCTCAAGAAGGCCCCTTCCTGGTGGGAAAGGCTTGGGGCCTTGGGCCTGAAGCGGGTCTACATCGGCCTGGAGACGGGGCACGCCCCCCTCCTCGCCCTCCTCCGGAAGCCCGGCCACCCCAAGGAGGTCCTGCCCCTGGTCCGGGCGTTGAAGGCGGCGGGGCTTTCCCTGGGGGTGATCCTCATGGTGGGGGCAGGGGGAAGGGCCTTCGCCGAGGCCCACTTCCGGGAAAGCCTCGCCCTCCTCGCCGAGCTTCCTCTGGGGAGAGAGGACGTGGTCTACCTCTCCCCCTTCCGGGAAGACCCCGGCACCCCCTACGCCGCCCTCGGCCTGGAGCCCTTGGAGGACCTCGAGGGGGAACTCCAAAGGTGGGCCCAGGCGGTGCGCCGCCTCGGCTTCAGGGCCTCCCGGTACGAGATCCGGGAGTTCCTCTACTGA
- a CDS encoding CDGSH iron-sulfur domain-containing protein, whose amino-acid sequence MRLRFRENGPYVLDLPEGTPFRWNGEERRLERAKLALCRCGRSREKPFCDGSHKEAGFLAEKGELEVQ is encoded by the coding sequence ATGCGCCTCCGCTTTCGGGAAAACGGTCCTTACGTCCTGGACCTTCCGGAGGGGACCCCCTTCCGGTGGAACGGGGAGGAAAGGCGCCTGGAGCGGGCCAAGCTTGCCCTCTGCCGCTGCGGCCGGTCCCGAGAGAAGCCCTTCTGCGACGGGAGCCACAAGGAGGCGGGCTTCCTTGCGGAGAAGGGGGAGTTGGAGGTTCAGTAG
- the miaB gene encoding tRNA (N6-isopentenyl adenosine(37)-C2)-methylthiotransferase MiaB has product MRAHIITYGCQMNEYDSHLVASELVSLGWELVDSVEEADFVLVNTCAVRGKPVEKVRSLLGQLRKEKERRGLLIGMMGCLAQLDEGQQMAKKFGVDILLGPGALTSLPEALKANERFFDLTFREDVLDYIPPPPKGALSAHVTIIRGCNHHCTYCIVPTTRGPEVSRHPDLILKEIELLKQAGVVEVTLLGQNVNSYGKDQPGFPSFAELLRMVGGMGIPRVRFLTSHPVNFTDDIIEAIAETPAICRYIHLPVQSGSDRVLRRMAREYRRAHYLERIRKIREALPDVVLSTDIIVGFPGETEEDFQETLSLYDEVGYDQAYMFIYSPRPGTPAYKHFQDLPREVKVERLQRLIEKQKEWSYRRNLEWVGKTVEVLVRGEAKEEGFVQGHDRGNHPVLVPASQAPVPGLYQVEIKQATPHLLFGEVVGAKAPAPIPLPVA; this is encoded by the coding sequence ATGCGTGCGCACATCATCACCTACGGCTGCCAGATGAACGAGTACGACTCCCACCTGGTGGCGAGCGAGCTCGTGAGCCTCGGGTGGGAGCTCGTGGACTCGGTGGAGGAGGCGGACTTCGTCCTGGTGAACACCTGCGCCGTGCGGGGCAAGCCCGTGGAGAAGGTGCGCTCCCTCCTGGGCCAGCTCCGCAAGGAGAAGGAGCGCCGGGGCCTCCTCATCGGGATGATGGGGTGCCTGGCCCAACTGGACGAGGGCCAGCAGATGGCGAAGAAGTTCGGGGTGGACATCCTCTTGGGCCCCGGGGCCCTCACCTCCTTGCCCGAGGCCCTGAAGGCGAACGAGAGGTTCTTTGACCTCACCTTCCGGGAGGACGTCCTGGACTACATCCCCCCGCCTCCCAAGGGGGCGCTTTCCGCCCACGTGACCATCATCCGGGGGTGCAACCATCACTGCACCTACTGCATCGTCCCCACCACCCGCGGCCCCGAGGTCTCCCGCCACCCCGACCTCATCCTTAAGGAGATTGAGCTCCTGAAGCAGGCGGGGGTGGTGGAGGTCACCCTCCTCGGCCAGAACGTCAACTCCTACGGCAAGGACCAGCCGGGCTTCCCCTCCTTCGCCGAGCTTCTGCGCATGGTGGGCGGGATGGGCATCCCCCGGGTGCGCTTCCTCACCAGCCACCCGGTGAACTTCACCGACGACATCATTGAGGCCATCGCCGAAACCCCTGCCATCTGCCGCTACATCCACCTGCCCGTGCAGTCGGGCTCCGACCGGGTGCTCCGCCGCATGGCCCGGGAGTACCGCCGGGCACACTATTTGGAGAGGATCCGGAAGATCCGGGAAGCCCTCCCCGATGTCGTGCTCTCCACCGACATCATCGTGGGCTTCCCCGGGGAGACGGAGGAGGACTTCCAGGAGACCCTTTCCCTCTACGACGAGGTGGGGTACGACCAGGCCTACATGTTCATCTACTCGCCCCGCCCCGGCACCCCCGCCTACAAGCACTTCCAGGACCTGCCCCGGGAGGTGAAGGTGGAGCGCCTCCAGCGCCTCATTGAGAAGCAGAAGGAGTGGAGCTACCGCAGGAACCTGGAGTGGGTGGGGAAGACGGTGGAGGTGTTGGTCCGGGGCGAGGCCAAGGAGGAGGGCTTCGTCCAGGGGCACGACCGGGGGAACCACCCCGTGCTCGTCCCCGCCTCCCAGGCTCCGGTGCCGGGCCTCTACCAGGTGGAGATCAAGCAGGCCACGCCCCACCTCCTCTTCGGGGAGGTGGTGGGGGCGAAGGCCCCGGCCCCCATCCCCCTGCCCGTGGCCTAG
- a CDS encoding FAD-dependent oxidoreductase: MAVREAEVVVLGAGVAGLTLARLLWERGRKVLVVAEALGEASRPPVVLVNPLRGRRFTLAEEGERALEAALLFYGRFVPLHLGVFRPVPEADRAKVAGRLSSLKHRWEKEGVLLEEAFWLEPRPLLARLAEGLPFLWGRVLAWEPPHLALEGGGRVRGEVLVYAGGGRGAHLLGLEGRHVPGLVLTLWDYFPRAVSYRVYLAGAALGGSYLPGEEGYRLPPPTEGEVEWLLQGAEALVGYRPPVASLWRGVRFKLPSFLLPVEGGFALTGLGSTGFLYAPLLAKRLAERL; this comes from the coding sequence GTGGCCGTAAGGGAGGCGGAGGTGGTGGTCCTGGGGGCCGGGGTGGCGGGGCTCACCCTGGCCCGCCTCCTTTGGGAAAGGGGCCGGAAGGTCTTGGTGGTGGCCGAGGCCCTGGGGGAGGCGAGCCGCCCCCCTGTGGTCCTGGTGAACCCCCTTAGGGGAAGGCGCTTCACCCTGGCGGAGGAAGGGGAAAGGGCCTTGGAGGCGGCCCTCCTCTTTTACGGCCGCTTCGTCCCCCTCCACCTCGGGGTCTTCCGCCCCGTGCCCGAGGCCGACCGGGCCAAGGTGGCGGGGAGGCTTTCCAGCCTCAAGCACCGCTGGGAGAAGGAGGGGGTGCTTCTGGAGGAGGCCTTTTGGCTGGAGCCGAGGCCCCTTTTGGCGCGCCTCGCCGAGGGGCTTCCCTTCCTTTGGGGCCGGGTCCTCGCCTGGGAGCCTCCCCATTTGGCCCTCGAGGGCGGCGGGCGGGTCAGGGGGGAGGTGCTGGTCTACGCCGGGGGTGGCCGGGGGGCGCACCTTTTGGGCCTGGAGGGGCGGCACGTCCCGGGGCTCGTCCTCACCCTTTGGGACTACTTTCCCCGGGCCGTGAGCTACCGGGTCTACTTGGCGGGGGCGGCCCTCGGGGGGAGCTACCTCCCGGGAGAAGAGGGCTACCGCCTCCCGCCGCCCACGGAAGGGGAGGTGGAGTGGCTTCTCCAAGGGGCCGAGGCCCTTGTGGGCTACCGCCCCCCGGTGGCCTCCCTTTGGCGGGGGGTGCGCTTTAAGCTTCCCTCCTTTCTCTTACCGGTGGAGGGGGGGTTCGCCCTCACCGGGCTCGGCTCCACGGGCTTTCTTTACGCTCCTCTCCTCGCGAAGAGGCTTGCCGAAAGGCTTTAG
- a CDS encoding molybdenum cofactor guanylyltransferase — protein sequence MYSGAVLAGGASRRFGEDKALFPYRGKPLLLWVLESLRGAEERFIVANRPYVGFGVPVYPDLLPGADSLSGLHSALVHARFPWVAVAATDLPFLTRGFWDFLYEQARASPYPVVAVYNPEGHLEPLMALYHKDCLPQVERQIREGDFRLGRVVEALGATYVAAEEVVARFGERVYLNANRRADLP from the coding sequence GTGTACTCGGGAGCGGTCCTCGCGGGAGGGGCCTCGAGGCGCTTCGGGGAGGACAAGGCCCTTTTCCCCTACCGGGGAAAGCCCCTCCTCCTCTGGGTCCTGGAGAGCCTTAGGGGGGCGGAGGAGCGCTTCATCGTGGCGAACCGCCCCTACGTGGGCTTCGGCGTCCCCGTCTACCCCGACCTCCTCCCGGGGGCGGATAGCCTCTCCGGCCTCCACTCCGCCCTCGTCCACGCCCGCTTCCCCTGGGTGGCGGTGGCGGCCACGGACCTCCCCTTCCTCACCCGGGGCTTTTGGGACTTCCTCTACGAGCAGGCCCGCGCCTCCCCCTACCCCGTGGTGGCGGTCTACAACCCCGAGGGCCACCTCGAGCCCCTCATGGCCCTTTACCACAAGGACTGCCTGCCCCAGGTGGAGCGGCAGATCCGGGAGGGGGACTTCCGCCTGGGGCGGGTGGTGGAGGCTTTGGGGGCCACGTATGTGGCCGCCGAGGAGGTGGTGGCCCGGTTTGGGGAGCGGGTCTACCTCAACGCCAACCGCAGGGCCGACCTCCCCTAG
- a CDS encoding ABC transporter ATP-binding protein: MLRLENVTKRFGPIVANDRISLEVRAGEVLALLGENGAGKTTLVSLLYGLYAPDEGRILLEGRPVQIPSPKAAQALGIALVPQHPELIEAHTVAENLALGLDLPFLLPRKALVRRLKALLAGHPLGVDLEAPVHLLSAGEKQRVEILRALLAKPKVLILDEPTSVLTPQEAEGLFQEIARYKAMGLAVIFISHKLDEVLRVADRIAVLRGGRKVGEVLREEADRDLLVRLMVGREVEPPRLGFPPGKRPLLEVRDLFVPRRGVPVQGVSFVLWEGEILGVAGVAGSGQKELVEALAGLRPYRGEVRFLGAPLPQDPARLHALGVAHIPEDRAMGVVGTMSVAENLALRRYARFARRGFLSRRAMEEKASELIRRFGIRTPSPRTPVRFLSGGNVQKVILARELGEGARLVLAMHPTYGVDVGAAEEVHRLLLDLAKGGAAVLLVSEDLDEILALSHRVAALYQGRMVGPLPREEVGPERLGAMMTGGQA, from the coding sequence ATGCTGCGGCTGGAGAACGTCACGAAACGCTTTGGCCCCATTGTGGCCAACGACCGCATCAGCCTCGAGGTGCGGGCCGGGGAGGTCCTCGCCCTCCTGGGGGAGAACGGGGCAGGGAAGACCACCCTGGTGAGCCTCCTCTACGGCCTTTACGCGCCGGACGAGGGGCGGATCCTCCTGGAGGGGCGCCCCGTCCAGATCCCCTCCCCCAAGGCGGCCCAGGCCCTGGGCATCGCCCTCGTGCCCCAGCACCCCGAGCTCATTGAGGCCCACACCGTGGCCGAGAACCTGGCCCTGGGGCTGGACCTGCCCTTCCTGCTTCCCCGAAAGGCCCTCGTCCGCAGGCTCAAGGCCCTGCTGGCGGGGCACCCTTTGGGGGTGGACCTGGAGGCGCCCGTCCACCTCCTCTCCGCCGGGGAGAAGCAACGGGTGGAGATCCTCAGGGCCCTGCTCGCCAAGCCCAAGGTCCTGATCCTGGACGAGCCCACCAGCGTCCTCACCCCCCAGGAAGCGGAGGGCCTTTTCCAGGAGATCGCCCGCTACAAGGCCATGGGCCTCGCGGTGATCTTCATCAGCCACAAGCTGGACGAGGTGCTCCGGGTGGCGGACCGCATCGCCGTCCTCCGGGGGGGAAGAAAGGTGGGGGAGGTGCTGAGGGAGGAGGCGGACCGGGACCTCCTCGTGCGCCTCATGGTGGGGCGGGAGGTGGAGCCTCCCCGCCTCGGCTTCCCTCCGGGAAAGAGGCCCCTTCTGGAGGTGCGGGACCTCTTCGTGCCCCGCCGGGGAGTTCCGGTCCAGGGGGTGAGCTTCGTGCTCTGGGAAGGGGAGATCCTCGGCGTGGCCGGGGTGGCGGGAAGCGGGCAGAAGGAGCTCGTGGAGGCCTTGGCGGGGCTTAGGCCCTACCGGGGGGAGGTGCGGTTCCTGGGGGCCCCCTTGCCCCAGGACCCCGCCCGCCTCCACGCCTTGGGGGTGGCCCACATCCCCGAGGACCGGGCCATGGGGGTGGTGGGGACGATGAGCGTGGCGGAGAACCTGGCCCTGCGCCGCTACGCCCGCTTTGCCCGGCGGGGTTTTCTCTCCCGTAGGGCCATGGAGGAAAAGGCCTCGGAGCTCATCCGCCGCTTCGGGATCCGGACGCCTTCCCCCAGGACCCCCGTCCGCTTCCTCTCCGGGGGGAACGTGCAGAAGGTGATCCTGGCCCGGGAGCTTGGGGAGGGGGCCAGGCTGGTTTTGGCCATGCACCCCACCTACGGCGTGGACGTGGGGGCGGCGGAGGAGGTCCACCGCCTCCTCCTGGACCTGGCCAAGGGCGGGGCGGCCGTCCTCCTTGTGAGCGAGGATCTGGACGAGATCCTGGCCCTCTCCCACCGGGTGGCGGCCCTCTACCAGGGGCGGATGGTGGGGCCCTTGCCGCGAGAGGAGGTGGGGCCGGAGCGCCTGGGGGCCATGATGACGGGGGGTCAGGCGTGA
- a CDS encoding ABC transporter permease, with protein sequence MRVEVDPAPRPLKVVGAYALFVGLALVALGLLFRAYGVAPLEAYRVFLSVLGDPLGLAEVARRAIPLLLIGSGLALAFRVGFFNIGAEGQLLLGAVGATYAALFLPPGPWTLPLMFLLGGGLGGVWAGLAAWLRARFGASEILVTLMQNYLAYYLVVYLVAGPWKGRTAFGFLYTDPFPEAARLPVLPGTLVHWPTLLLGAVAALVLHVLLFRTPWGFEWRVLGENPLAAWYLGLDAGRLLLRVGLVSGALAGLAGVGEVAGIHHKLLEPAQVSLGYGFTAILVAWLARGGPGYVLLTAPLLGVVLAGGDALKLAFSMPFRVVDVTSGLLLLALIGAEAASRHRLVWRR encoded by the coding sequence GTGAGGGTAGAGGTGGATCCCGCGCCCCGGCCCCTCAAGGTTGTGGGGGCCTACGCCCTCTTCGTGGGGCTCGCCCTCGTGGCCCTGGGGCTCCTCTTCCGGGCCTACGGGGTGGCGCCCCTGGAGGCCTACCGGGTCTTCCTCTCGGTCCTGGGGGACCCCCTGGGCCTCGCCGAGGTGGCCCGGAGGGCCATCCCCCTCCTCCTCATCGGCTCGGGGTTGGCCTTGGCCTTCCGGGTGGGCTTCTTCAACATCGGGGCCGAGGGGCAACTCCTCCTTGGGGCCGTGGGGGCCACCTACGCCGCCCTCTTCCTCCCTCCCGGGCCCTGGACCCTGCCCTTGATGTTCCTCCTTGGGGGGGGCTTGGGGGGGGTGTGGGCGGGCCTTGCCGCCTGGCTTCGGGCGCGCTTCGGGGCGAGCGAGATCCTCGTCACCCTCATGCAGAACTACCTCGCCTACTACCTGGTGGTCTACTTGGTGGCGGGTCCCTGGAAGGGGCGGACGGCCTTCGGCTTCCTCTACACCGACCCTTTTCCCGAGGCGGCGCGGCTTCCCGTGCTTCCCGGCACCCTGGTCCACTGGCCCACCCTTCTCCTCGGGGCGGTGGCCGCCCTGGTCCTCCACGTCCTCCTTTTCCGGACCCCCTGGGGCTTTGAGTGGCGGGTTCTGGGGGAGAACCCCCTCGCCGCCTGGTACCTGGGCCTGGACGCGGGCCGCCTCCTCCTCCGGGTGGGCCTGGTCTCGGGCGCTTTGGCGGGGCTTGCTGGGGTGGGGGAGGTGGCGGGGATCCACCACAAGCTCCTGGAGCCCGCCCAGGTGTCCTTGGGCTACGGCTTCACGGCCATCCTCGTGGCCTGGCTCGCCCGCGGTGGGCCGGGTTACGTCCTCCTCACCGCCCCCCTCCTGGGGGTGGTCCTCGCCGGGGGGGACGCGTTGAAGCTCGCCTTCTCCATGCCCTTTCGCGTGGTGGACGTGACGAGCGGCCTCCTGCTTCTGGCCTTGATCGGGGCCGAGGCCGCAAGCCGCCACCGCCTGGTCTGGAGGCGCTGA
- a CDS encoding ABC transporter permease, with amino-acid sequence MEEALLRAVLFGTPILLAGLGALLAERSGVVNLGVEGMMALAALTAFAAAQAYGPLPGVLAALGVGMLSGLFLGLFAVTLRANQFVAGLAVAALGLGASGLLGKRYEGLPLAHPLPEGGFALVGAVLALLVHLFLTRTRTGLFLRSAGENPKAVDLFGVSVDGVRYLALGLGGGLIGLAGAYLSLAYRPSWTDGMTAGLGWVAIALVILAAWHPLRALLGAYFFGLLFFLQFRLQGSVPIPSEAFAAMPYLLVILVLALSGRSRAPKALGQPFERGR; translated from the coding sequence ATGGAAGAGGCCTTGTTGCGTGCGGTCCTTTTCGGAACGCCCATCCTGCTCGCGGGGCTTGGGGCGCTTCTCGCCGAGCGGAGCGGGGTGGTGAACCTCGGGGTGGAGGGGATGATGGCCCTGGCCGCCCTCACCGCCTTCGCCGCCGCCCAGGCCTACGGCCCCCTCCCCGGGGTCCTCGCCGCCCTCGGGGTGGGGATGCTCTCGGGGCTTTTCCTGGGCCTTTTCGCCGTTACCTTGCGGGCCAACCAGTTCGTGGCGGGGCTCGCGGTGGCCGCCTTAGGGCTTGGGGCCTCGGGGCTTCTGGGCAAGCGCTACGAGGGGCTGCCCCTCGCCCACCCCTTGCCCGAGGGAGGGTTTGCCCTCGTAGGGGCGGTCCTCGCCCTCCTCGTCCACCTCTTCCTCACCCGCACCAGGACGGGGCTTTTCCTAAGGAGCGCCGGGGAGAACCCCAAGGCGGTGGACCTCTTCGGGGTGAGCGTGGACGGGGTGCGGTACCTGGCCCTGGGCCTGGGAGGGGGGCTCATCGGCCTTGCGGGGGCCTACCTCTCCTTGGCCTACCGGCCGAGCTGGACGGACGGGATGACCGCCGGGCTCGGCTGGGTGGCCATCGCCTTGGTGATCCTGGCCGCCTGGCATCCTCTTCGGGCCCTCCTTGGGGCCTATTTCTTCGGCCTCCTCTTCTTCCTGCAGTTCCGCCTCCAGGGCAGTGTACCTATACCGAGCGAGGCCTTTGCCGCCATGCCCTACCTTCTGGTTATCCTGGTCCTGGCGCTCTCGGGCCGGTCCCGGGCCCCCAAGGCTCTGGGCCAGCCCTTTGAGCGGGGGAGGTAG
- a CDS encoding BMP family ABC transporter substrate-binding protein → MRRLVLGVLAALGLALGQGDKLKACFIYVGPVGDAGWTYAHDVGRKKAEAALPWLETRYVESVPEAQVVPVIDRFVREGCRVIFATSFGYMDGVLEAAKKYPDVLFAHATGIKRAPNVATYMADFYQVYYLNGLAAGALTKTGKVGYVAAFPIPEVKRHINAFALGVRAVRPDAQVLVRWINAWYDPAKAREATEALLAQGADVFAFTEDTPTVIQTAARKGAYSFGHYTPMLKFAPDHVVSGQIVHWEVIYIDFLKKVKEGVYTPKNLQNVDYFWLLQHGAVEVGADYGVPINPKHVPLLKAAQMTVEGKKVPVYDRIMSLLEAMRRPNPTFDPFTGPIKDRKGVVRIPAGRKATLNELLTMEWAAPGVVGDWPGEPR, encoded by the coding sequence ATGCGACGACTCGTTCTCGGGGTTCTCGCCGCCCTGGGCCTCGCCCTAGGCCAGGGGGACAAGCTCAAGGCCTGTTTCATCTACGTGGGCCCGGTAGGGGACGCGGGCTGGACCTACGCCCACGACGTGGGCCGGAAGAAGGCGGAGGCGGCCCTCCCGTGGCTTGAGACCCGGTACGTGGAGAGCGTGCCCGAGGCCCAGGTGGTGCCGGTCATTGATCGGTTCGTGCGGGAGGGGTGCCGGGTCATCTTCGCCACCAGCTTCGGGTACATGGACGGGGTCCTCGAGGCCGCCAAGAAGTACCCGGACGTCCTCTTCGCCCACGCCACGGGCATCAAGCGGGCCCCCAACGTGGCCACCTACATGGCCGACTTCTACCAGGTCTACTACCTGAACGGCCTCGCCGCCGGGGCCCTCACCAAGACGGGCAAGGTGGGGTACGTGGCCGCCTTCCCCATCCCTGAGGTGAAGCGGCACATCAACGCCTTCGCCCTCGGGGTGCGGGCCGTCCGGCCCGACGCCCAGGTGCTGGTGCGCTGGATCAACGCCTGGTACGACCCGGCCAAGGCCCGGGAGGCCACGGAGGCCCTCCTCGCCCAAGGGGCGGACGTCTTCGCCTTCACCGAGGACACCCCCACGGTGATCCAGACCGCCGCCCGCAAGGGGGCCTATTCCTTCGGCCACTACACCCCCATGCTCAAGTTCGCCCCCGACCACGTGGTCTCGGGCCAGATCGTCCACTGGGAGGTCATCTACATTGACTTCCTCAAGAAGGTGAAGGAAGGGGTCTACACCCCCAAGAACCTGCAAAACGTGGACTACTTCTGGCTCCTCCAGCACGGGGCCGTGGAGGTGGGGGCGGACTACGGCGTCCCCATCAACCCCAAGCACGTCCCCCTGCTGAAGGCCGCCCAGATGACCGTGGAGGGCAAGAAGGTTCCGGTCTACGACCGGATCATGTCCCTTCTTGAGGCGATGAGGCGCCCGAACCCCACCTTTGACCCCTTCACCGGCCCCATCAAGGACCGCAAGGGGGTGGTGCGGATCCCCGCCGGGCGCAAGGCGACCCTTAACGAGCTCCTCACCATGGAGTGGGCCGCCCCCGGCGTGGTGGGCGACTGGCCCGGCGAGCCCCGGTAG
- the bcp gene encoding thioredoxin-dependent thiol peroxidase, which translates to MPAMEVGTLAPDFALPDQEGRTHRLSDYRGRWVVLYFYPKDDTPGCTKEACGFRDHMGSLKALDAVVLGVSADDVESHRRFAEKYGLNFPLLADPERKAILAYGAWGKKNLYGKEVEGVLRQTFLIDPEGRIAKVWRKVSPEGHALEVAEALKALRGA; encoded by the coding sequence ATGCCCGCCATGGAGGTGGGCACGCTCGCGCCGGACTTCGCCCTGCCTGACCAGGAGGGCCGCACCCACCGCCTCTCCGACTACCGGGGGCGGTGGGTGGTCCTTTACTTCTACCCCAAGGACGACACCCCCGGGTGCACCAAGGAGGCCTGCGGCTTCCGGGACCACATGGGAAGCCTCAAGGCCCTGGACGCGGTGGTCCTCGGGGTCTCGGCGGACGACGTGGAAAGCCACAGGCGCTTCGCCGAGAAGTACGGCCTGAACTTCCCCCTCCTCGCTGACCCCGAGCGGAAGGCCATCCTGGCCTACGGGGCCTGGGGGAAAAAGAACCTCTACGGCAAAGAGGTGGAGGGGGTGCTCCGCCAGACCTTCCTCATAGACCCCGAGGGGCGCATCGCCAAGGTCTGGCGCAAGGTCTCCCCCGAGGGGCACGCCCTCGAGGTGGCCGAGGCCCTGAAGGCGCTTAGGGGGGCCTGA
- the rpiA gene encoding ribose-5-phosphate isomerase RpiA, which translates to MERPLESYKKEAAHAAIAYVQDGMVVGLGTGSTARYAVLELARRLREGELKGVVGVPTSRATEELAKREGIPLVDLPPEGVDLAIDGADEIAPDLSLIKGMGGALLREKIVERVAKEFLVIADHTKKVPVLGRGPVPVEIVPFGYRATLKAIADLGGEPELRMDGDEFYYTDGGHLIADCRFGPIGDPLGLHRALLEIPGVVETGLFVGMATRALVAGPFGVEELLP; encoded by the coding sequence ATGGAGCGCCCCTTGGAGAGCTACAAGAAGGAGGCGGCCCACGCCGCCATCGCCTACGTGCAGGACGGGATGGTGGTGGGCCTGGGCACGGGCTCCACGGCCCGCTACGCCGTCCTCGAGCTCGCCCGGCGGCTTCGGGAGGGGGAGCTAAAGGGCGTGGTGGGGGTGCCCACCTCGAGGGCCACCGAGGAGCTCGCCAAGCGGGAGGGGATCCCCCTCGTGGACCTTCCCCCTGAGGGGGTGGACCTGGCCATAGACGGGGCGGACGAGATCGCCCCCGATCTTTCCCTCATCAAGGGCATGGGCGGGGCCCTCCTCCGGGAGAAGATCGTGGAGCGCGTGGCCAAGGAGTTCCTCGTCATCGCCGACCACACCAAGAAGGTGCCCGTCCTCGGCCGGGGCCCGGTGCCGGTGGAGATCGTCCCCTTCGGCTACCGGGCGACCCTCAAGGCCATCGCCGACCTCGGGGGGGAGCCCGAGCTCCGCATGGACGGGGACGAGTTCTACTACACCGACGGCGGCCACCTCATCGCCGACTGCCGCTTCGGCCCCATCGGGGACCCCTTGGGCCTGCACCGGGCCCTCTTGGAGATCCCCGGGGTGGTGGAGACGGGGCTTTTCGTGGGGATGGCCACCCGGGCCCTGGTGGCGGGGCCTTTTGGGGTGGAGGAGCTTCTGCCGTAG